From Novosphingobium sp. 9, the proteins below share one genomic window:
- a CDS encoding alpha/beta hydrolase family protein, protein MFPRSVLSLALCSAALTLAAVPALADTAPSGVSTSPVPVAKGGPIMPADIMGLSDMRQVVMSPDGRTVLFTVTQQMATFNSPHQTIWQVPSDGSARPSRLAVSAGVNRDPKWSPDGRWIAFASNRANPLTGKNDNRFTFTTDVPGTRAATGEGADTMQVWIMPSSGGEAIPLTAMKAGVGDFAFSPDGRSLAFIATDPDTSAQESDRAAGRDEIVLDKDGSFGRLWILDLATHAARRVSPADANVTAFAWSPKGDHIALRVIDHTDINTYFYHGRIALLDPASGKLGPALIENTAGPILWSPDGGKILSSIIHPPQFIGLGLRVHDLATGQTTALAEDYPGLFENLVWAPDSRSILANVFVNTRSRLVRIGLGGKVSPLLDLDGEAFDMATGPDGKRIAVAMTSPDRPADVWSAADITAAHPAARPISEVNPQVADWKKPQVREISWPSSRDGRTIYGVLVTPPGYREGTPLPTVVQIHGGPEWAWWSGWMGSWHEWAGMLATHGYAVLLPNIRGSDGQGTAFARAVGNDWGGADYQDLLDGLDMLEKQHIADPARLGIGGWSYGGFMSAWAVTHSDRFKAAVIGAAPVDMSIMARATDTPDFTTGYFGEPQANLASLDAHSSLRLLDKVHTPVLIMDGAADTRVPPTMALAFYRGLRLQGKPAEMVLYPREPHWMHEPAHQLDVQQRVLAFFDAHLRSGQ, encoded by the coding sequence ATGTTCCCGCGCTCCGTCCTTTCGCTCGCGCTGTGCAGCGCTGCTCTCACGCTGGCGGCTGTTCCGGCACTGGCTGACACCGCACCATCGGGTGTCTCGACGAGCCCTGTACCCGTCGCCAAGGGCGGACCGATCATGCCTGCCGATATCATGGGCCTGTCCGACATGCGGCAGGTGGTGATGTCGCCCGACGGTCGCACCGTGCTGTTCACCGTCACCCAGCAGATGGCCACGTTCAATTCGCCGCACCAGACGATATGGCAGGTGCCCAGCGACGGCAGCGCCAGACCGTCACGGCTGGCCGTCAGCGCGGGCGTGAACCGCGATCCCAAATGGTCCCCCGATGGTCGCTGGATCGCCTTCGCCTCGAACCGGGCCAACCCGCTGACCGGCAAGAACGACAACCGTTTCACGTTCACGACCGACGTTCCCGGCACCCGCGCTGCTACTGGTGAAGGCGCCGATACGATGCAGGTCTGGATCATGCCGTCAAGCGGAGGAGAGGCCATTCCGCTCACCGCCATGAAAGCAGGCGTCGGCGACTTCGCCTTCTCGCCCGACGGCAGGAGCCTGGCCTTCATCGCCACCGATCCCGATACGTCTGCGCAGGAAAGCGACCGCGCAGCCGGTCGCGACGAAATCGTACTCGACAAGGACGGGTCCTTCGGGCGCCTGTGGATTCTCGACCTTGCCACCCATGCCGCGCGCCGCGTGTCCCCCGCCGATGCCAACGTGACTGCCTTTGCCTGGTCGCCGAAGGGGGACCACATCGCACTTCGGGTGATCGACCACACGGACATCAACACCTATTTCTATCATGGGCGCATCGCGCTGCTCGATCCGGCCAGCGGCAAGCTGGGCCCCGCGCTGATCGAAAATACGGCGGGACCGATCCTGTGGTCGCCCGATGGCGGCAAGATCCTGTCTTCCATCATTCACCCGCCGCAGTTCATCGGCCTTGGCCTGCGTGTCCACGACCTTGCCACGGGGCAGACCACGGCCCTTGCCGAAGACTATCCGGGCCTGTTCGAGAACCTCGTCTGGGCGCCCGACAGCCGCTCGATCCTCGCCAACGTCTTCGTCAACACCCGCTCGCGACTGGTCCGCATCGGGCTGGGTGGCAAGGTCTCCCCGCTGCTCGACCTCGACGGCGAAGCCTTCGACATGGCGACCGGCCCCGACGGCAAGCGCATTGCCGTGGCCATGACCAGCCCCGATCGCCCCGCCGACGTCTGGAGCGCAGCGGACATCACCGCCGCGCATCCCGCAGCGCGCCCGATCAGCGAGGTCAATCCGCAGGTCGCGGACTGGAAGAAGCCGCAAGTCCGCGAGATTTCCTGGCCCAGCAGCCGCGATGGCCGGACCATCTACGGCGTGCTCGTCACCCCGCCGGGCTACCGCGAAGGCACCCCGCTGCCGACGGTCGTCCAGATTCACGGCGGCCCGGAATGGGCGTGGTGGAGCGGCTGGATGGGCAGCTGGCACGAATGGGCAGGCATGCTGGCCACCCATGGCTACGCCGTGCTTCTGCCCAATATCCGGGGATCGGACGGACAGGGCACGGCCTTTGCGCGCGCGGTCGGCAACGACTGGGGCGGGGCCGACTATCAGGATCTGCTCGACGGGCTCGACATGCTGGAGAAGCAGCACATCGCCGATCCAGCCCGGCTCGGCATCGGCGGCTGGAGCTATGGCGGCTTCATGTCGGCATGGGCCGTTACCCATTCCGACCGCTTCAAGGCCGCGGTCATCGGCGCGGCCCCTGTCGATATGAGTATCATGGCGCGTGCCACCGACACGCCGGACTTCACCACCGGCTACTTCGGGGAGCCGCAGGCGAACCTTGCCAGCCTCGATGCGCATTCCTCGCTGCGTCTGCTCGACAAGGTGCATACCCCGGTTCTCATCATGGACGGAGCTGCCGATACCCGCGTGCCGCCGACGATGGCGCTGGCCTTCTACCGGGGCCTGCGTCTGCAGGGCAAGCCCGCCGAGATGGTGCTCTATCCGCGTGAACCGCACTGGATGCACGAGCCTGCGCATCAGCTCGATGTGCAGCAGCGCGTACTGGCCTTCTTCGACGCGCATCTTCGATCCGGCCAGTGA
- a CDS encoding TonB-dependent receptor, with amino-acid sequence MISRYLNSTGLAGHAALSLAFLAGALAATPASAQTASDSAAAKATADAQDPNAIVVTATKRNETIQSVPLAISAVTQAQFLKSGAQSLSDYITRLPGVQFNDYQPGISEVVIRGISTTTYHDQGQPTVGYYLNQIPLTEPGFPIALPDVDTFDLERVEVLRGPQGTLFGASTLGGLVNYVVNTADASKYDAAAEGLIGTTKHNNGNVNYAIKGMINVPVIKDTLAVRLMAFQRYDSGYIDNVDAGVKAANDLTTRGYRGSVVFTPAPDTKISYLIMHQETSLADQTYANAGSLSKTGIYTLEPQHTNIQIHSLRLDQGLGDFADLTVIGALDKKSNDYVYSYAAALPLADTTHAVGNAKGLIRSIEARLTSKGNGPLSWMIGTSYMVSKRHTNDYEYQAGAEDFVNANPDLYDGISGSVIAPGDQIYGYYTTQTAKDFGIFGEVSYAFLPSLKLTLGGRYYNTSINAGVTNAPGTTYADVDAGYATYTATTSSFSVNQKEDGFTPKVTLSYRPDQHLMVYATYSQGFRVGGANPNAAILTTLPRSYGSDKVYNYEIGARGTLLGGRLTTDLTLFRMDWKNMQVREFYTSSPYYSYVINAGGARSQGVEFAASLQALPQLALSTSVTYDDAKVTTFVPYDFAANGLGGYAAGTRLPGSSPWMVANTVTVTPMGVKGPLRIELAHRYESKAPTTFDQLYYRGGFNQFDLRAAYQFPAGFTLTAFANNIFNKYAILDEPFAPYASILRPRTIGLRLDWSM; translated from the coding sequence ATGATCAGTCGTTATCTCAACAGCACGGGCCTTGCCGGCCATGCCGCGCTCAGCCTCGCGTTTCTGGCAGGCGCGCTTGCCGCGACACCGGCCTCGGCGCAGACAGCCAGCGATAGTGCGGCGGCCAAGGCCACAGCCGATGCGCAGGACCCCAACGCCATCGTCGTCACCGCCACCAAGCGCAACGAGACGATCCAGTCGGTGCCGCTGGCGATCAGCGCGGTCACGCAGGCACAGTTCCTCAAATCCGGCGCGCAGAGCCTTTCGGACTACATCACCCGCCTGCCCGGCGTGCAATTCAATGACTACCAGCCCGGCATCTCCGAAGTGGTGATCCGCGGCATTTCGACCACGACCTACCACGATCAGGGACAGCCGACCGTCGGTTACTACCTGAACCAGATCCCGCTGACCGAGCCCGGCTTCCCGATCGCCCTACCCGATGTCGATACCTTCGATCTTGAGCGCGTCGAGGTTCTGCGCGGTCCGCAGGGCACGCTGTTCGGCGCCTCGACGCTGGGCGGCCTGGTGAACTACGTCGTCAACACGGCCGATGCGTCCAAGTACGATGCCGCCGCCGAAGGCCTGATCGGCACTACCAAGCACAACAACGGCAATGTGAACTACGCGATCAAGGGCATGATCAACGTGCCGGTGATCAAGGACACGCTGGCCGTGCGCCTGATGGCCTTCCAGCGCTACGATTCGGGCTATATCGATAACGTGGACGCGGGCGTGAAGGCCGCCAACGACCTGACCACGCGCGGCTATCGCGGCTCGGTGGTGTTCACCCCGGCGCCCGACACCAAGATCAGCTACCTGATCATGCACCAGGAAACCTCGCTGGCAGACCAGACCTATGCCAATGCCGGATCACTGTCGAAGACGGGCATCTACACGCTGGAGCCGCAGCATACCAACATCCAGATCCACAGCCTGCGTCTGGATCAGGGGCTGGGTGACTTCGCGGACCTGACCGTGATCGGCGCGCTCGACAAGAAGTCGAACGATTACGTCTATTCTTACGCCGCCGCGCTGCCTCTGGCAGACACGACGCACGCCGTCGGCAATGCCAAGGGCCTCATCCGCTCGATCGAGGCGCGTCTTACCTCGAAGGGTAACGGCCCGCTCAGCTGGATGATCGGCACGTCCTACATGGTCTCCAAGCGCCATACCAACGACTACGAATACCAGGCCGGAGCCGAGGACTTCGTCAATGCGAACCCGGATCTGTACGATGGCATCTCGGGTTCGGTGATCGCACCGGGCGACCAGATCTATGGCTACTATACCACGCAGACGGCCAAGGACTTCGGCATCTTCGGCGAAGTTTCCTATGCCTTCCTGCCCAGCCTCAAGCTGACACTGGGCGGACGCTACTACAACACCAGCATCAATGCCGGTGTCACCAATGCGCCGGGCACCACGTATGCCGATGTCGATGCCGGGTATGCGACCTACACCGCGACGACATCGAGCTTCAGCGTCAACCAGAAGGAAGACGGTTTTACTCCCAAGGTGACGCTGAGCTACCGCCCCGACCAGCATCTCATGGTCTATGCCACCTACTCGCAGGGTTTCCGCGTCGGCGGTGCGAACCCGAACGCGGCGATCCTCACCACGCTGCCGCGCTCCTATGGCAGCGACAAGGTCTACAACTACGAGATCGGTGCACGCGGGACGTTGCTGGGCGGACGCCTGACCACGGACCTCACCCTGTTCCGGATGGACTGGAAGAACATGCAGGTGCGCGAGTTCTACACCAGCTCGCCCTATTACTCCTACGTGATCAATGCCGGCGGCGCCCGCAGTCAGGGCGTCGAGTTCGCCGCCTCGCTGCAGGCATTGCCCCAGCTGGCGCTCAGCACCTCGGTTACCTATGACGATGCCAAGGTGACGACTTTCGTGCCTTACGACTTTGCCGCCAACGGCCTTGGCGGCTATGCGGCAGGCACGCGACTTCCCGGCTCCTCGCCGTGGATGGTGGCGAACACCGTCACGGTCACGCCGATGGGCGTCAAGGGGCCGCTGCGGATCGAACTTGCGCACCGGTACGAATCGAAGGCGCCGACCACCTTCGACCAACTCTACTATCGCGGCGGCTTCAACCAGTTCGACCTGCGCGCGGCCTACCAGTTCCCGGCAGGCTTCACGCTGACGGCATTTGCCAACAACATCTTCAACAAATACGCTATTCTCGACGAGCCTTTCGCGCCTTACGCCTCCATCCTGCGCCCGCGCACGATCGGGCTGCGGCTCGACTGGTCGATGTAA